The window AATTATTTGATATGTTATTTTTTTAACTAATGTTTGTGTATTGCGTTATAAAAATAATTGACTTTATTAAGAAGCAAAAAATTGATTTCATATTCAAAagcatattctttaagaatatgcaACATACTCATAAACAAAATATATTCTGTCACAATATCCGAAATTAAgaaacttaatttaaaaaaatcaaaattttaaaattaaaagaattaaCTATCATTTAAATTCcgaaatttttattttataaatcttGTTTAATTGACTACAATACCATTATGATTAAATTTTTTTAACTATATGATACATGTTATTCCATTGTATATCATAGACCCTCGTATCATAGTTATTCGTTTTTTCATCCATTGGTCTAAAATTGTCCTTACGACCACACCAAATAtctcatccacattataacctaaccctatatatatatatatatatatatatatatatatatatatatatatatatatatatatatatatatcgggtccGTTAAAATTTCGAAAAAAttggatcttgagattcaacatcAACCACATATTTCTTATTTGTTACTCTAGCGTTCCAGCGTACCATTGCTTTTTCCCCCAACACCTTCTCATCCAACACAACCGCTACCGCCACCACCATTATCACCACCTTTACCACCAACCAACCCCACCACTATCACTTACATCACCTACACAACCATCACGTCTGCCACCAACcaccataatcatatatgattattaaataTGTGAACCTACATATACGTATAATCATTTATAATTAAGCATACATCGTTGTTGTCGGTACGTTAGAGCTTTAGAGCGGAAAATGAGAAATATGTGACTGAAGTTGAATATCAAGATCTTTACTTTTTTTAGAATCTCAAGTGAACCgtccgtgtgtatatatatatatatatatatatatatatatatatatatatatatatatatatatatatagagagagagagagagagagagagaattaagtTCAACAACAAATTTCTACAAATGAAGCGAACCAACGAACCAAGAAATTGATTGCTTGTTCGATGAATTTCTTTCGTTTTCTCTTAATTAAAGGAAATAACCAACAAACTAATTACTAAATGATTGTTAGATTATTGTTACGATCAATATTTTCCCATAATTTGTGATCCTTCTCAttagatgatatatatatatatatacacacaataCATGGGTTGCTATATAAAAAGACCCCGGAACGTAAATACATGAGTATAAGTAATGTCTAACATCCCCCCGTAGTCGAAACGGGAGATTGAGATCAAACGTTTAGACTAAATCGAAATTCCATAAATAAGGATGATGGAAGACCTTTGGTGAAGATGTACTCgtactgagaagaagaaggaacatGAAGCACACAAATATAACCCATGGCAACTTGGTCGCGAACAAAGTGAAGATCAATTTCTATATGTTTAGTGCGTTGATTCTGAACTAGATTCGAAGACAGATAAACGACACTAACATTATTCAGTTTCAGCACTAGAGCGTGAGATGGTGCCCTGTCTCTTTGAAGACCATGATACGAGATTCTGCCCTAGGAAAACGTAGTATCCGGACGTAGAGCGTCGAGTAGTTGGGTAGCCAGCCCAATCAGCATCAGAGTAAGCAACGAGACCATGTGACGGAGAGGCATATAATTGAAGACCATGATCTAAGGTGCCTCTAAGGTACCTAAGGATACGCTTGAGAGCTGTAAAGTGAGGCTCTCGAGGGTCATGCATAAAAAGACAAACTTGTTGAACAACATTAGTGATATCTGGTCTGGTAAAAGTCAAGTACTGAAGAGCACCTGTAAGGCTGCGATATAGAGTCGGATCAGTGACCGGAGGACCCGATCCATCGAACTTGGCAGAAGTGTCTGCTGGGGTACGAGCAGGTTTATAATTAAGCATATGAGCTTGTTCAAGAATCTGGATAGCATATTTCTGCTGAGACAAGAACATGCCTTGATTGTCACGCGAGACAGCAACTCCTAAGAAATAATTCAGAACACCCAAATCTGTCATGGAAAACTCAGGGCGAAGAGAAGCAATAATATGATGAAGTAGGCTTGTGGTAGATGCAGTTAACacaatgtcatcaacatagagaAGTAAGTAAGCAATCTGATCGCCTTGTCTGTAAATAAAAAGAGAAGTGTCTAATTTGCTATTAGTGAAACCACTACTAGTGATGAACTGAGCAAATCTCTGAAACCAAGCTAGCGGTGCCTGTTTTAGGCCATATAAAGATTTCTGCAACAAACAAACATGGTTAGGAGCAGAAGGGTCCCGAAATCCTGGAGGTTGATGCATGTAGACAGTCTCCTGAAGATGACCATAAAGAAACGCATTCTTCACATCTAACTGGTGAACCGGCCAATGATGAGATATGGCCAAACTAAGAATTGTCCAAATGGTGGCCGGTTTAACAACCGGACTAAAAGTCTCGTCACAATCAAGTCCTGGTTGTTAACTACGACCATTAGCAACAAGACGAGCTTTGTAGCGAGATAAAGAGTCATCTGCATTATATTTCTGTTTAAACAACCAAATGCAATTAACAACATTAGCATCAGGAGGCCGAGACACAAGTACCCAAGTCCCGTAGATATAAGTACATTAAATTCTTCTTTCATAGCATTTAACCAGTTAGGATCGCGAAAAGCCTCTAAATAGTTGCGTGGAACAGGTGAGGTGGTAGAATCTATGTGAAGATTCAACCGGTCAACGGGTTTGATGATGTCGTGATGAGAATGAGTGGTCATACTGTGAGTGCTAGAGGCAGCAGAAAGAGATCGAGTAGGTATAGCATGAGGAGTAGCACTGACACACGTAGTGGAGGTGTTACCAAATGTAACAGCAGGGGGATCCAAGTGGGCATCAAAATCAGGTTGGACTGAAGAAATATCTGAAGTATTAGATGTATTAGGTGGGGCCGAGTGAGGGTCGGTCACGTGAGGTGGGCCGGTCGGAATAGATGAATAAGAAGGATGACTGAGGGGTTGGCCTTTATGAGAAGGGTGATTGAACATATTTCAAGACTCGTCCATTTGAAGAAACTCATAGTTGGGAGATTGATTTGGGGTCATGGAGCCAAATGGAAAAATAGTTTCGTCAAAGGTTATGTGACAGGATATGATAATTTGGTTTGTTTGAAGGTTGAGACAACGATAACCTTTGTGATTAATGGGATACCCAAGAAGGATACATGAAACATAACGAGGTTGTAACTTATGGGTGTTGTTGAGGTGTGGGAAACATACACAACCAAAGACGTGAAGGTGACTATATTGGGGTTGTTTGTGATAGAGTTTATGAAATAGGGAGTCATTGTGGAGAGTGGTGGAGGgtagaatatttaaaagattgGTAGCCATATGAAGAGCTTTAACCCAATAGGTAGGAGGAAGGTGGGCTTGAAAGAGAAGGGTGCGAATGATATTGTTTATGGTTCGAAGCATTCGTTCATATTTACCGTTTTGTTGAGAGGTGTAAGGACAAGAAAACCGCATATGGATGCCATGTGTGGCACACAATTGATGAAACTGGGAGTTGTCAAACTCTTTACCATTATCACATTGAAAAAATTGTATGTCTTTGTGAAATTGGTTTTTGATATAGGTACGAAAAATAACAAATTTAGAAAAAACTTTAGATTTATTTCGTAAAGGATAAACCCACAAGAAATGAGAGAAGTGATCAATAAAAATGACATAATATTTAATGCCACTATGACTTTCCAAAGGGGAAGTCCAAACATCTGAGTGAATAACTTGAAATGGAAATAAAGCGTTTGTTTTGGACAATGAAAAAGATAAATGGGCGTGTTTGCCTAGATGAAACGCATGACACAATAATGGAGAATCCTTTTTATTACAAGAAATAAACTTTTGAGACACAATATGCTTAAGGACTTGATCGTCGGGATGACCGAGCCTCTGATGCCACGTGGAGGGACCAACACTAACGAAAGCTTGATGAGAATGACTTGTAACCGGATATAGGTCACCGGTGCTATCACATCGAAGGAGGATTTGTTTGGTCAAGTAATCCTTCACAGAAAAACCAAACTCGTCAAACTCAATAGAACATTTATTATCGCGAGTGAATTTACGAacaaaaacaagatttttaataattttaggGGTAATAAGAACGTGTTTTAAAGTAAGAGTACGAAAAGGATTATATCCAAGAGTAGTATGACCCGTTTTAATTACTGGAATTTGTGATCTATCACCAAGTAATACTGAGAAATTAGATTTATTGCAAATATTACTAGAGGACTTGAGTATACCTAGGTCAGCATGAAGGTGAGCGGTTGCACCGGTGTCCATGTACCAATCGGCAGTGGTCGGGTGTTGAAGGTTCATGGTTGAGAAAACTTGTGGTAATGTGGTGGCTTGATCTGAAAATTGCCAATTAGAAGACGTATTGGGTTGTCCAGCGAATAAATCTTGTTGATGGGCTAAAGGAGAAAAACCCTAAGGTTGTTTGGCCTGCGCTGGTGAAGACTAGCTTCGTAGCTGATTCCGTGGGCCAGATTGTGTGTTGGGATGGACTGAAGGCCACTTTACCATCTGATTTGGAGTAGGCAGGATCCCATGCTGAACAAGGTAATAAATCGGCCATGGAAGAGCTCCTCCCCATCCGCTAAATTGACTGTCGTACATTGGTCCGCCACCACTGTCGTACTTCCCACGTCCGCCTTTGCCGGAGCGTATGCCATGACCACCACCACGGTTGTTCCTGCTGCCTCCACGAGCGGCGTTAGGCCTTGATTTGAGAGGTCAATTATGATGACCGGTAGTCAGAACAAGGGGCGAAGAGGGAGTGTCATGGTGGGTGGCTTGATTAACGCGATTTTTCTCCTTAAGAAGTGCACGTTCTTCTAGGGTAAGCATAGCACGCATTTGAAGAAACATAGGGAAAGGTTTTTGGTACCTGATGGTAGGGATGATGTGAGAGTATGTTGATGGTAAACCATTGAGGGCATAGATAACTAAGTTGCGTTCAGGAACCGGCGACCCAATATTGGTAAGgagatttgaaatttttttgattttgttGCAATAGTCGAGAATGGAGGAGGtaccaagagagagagagagagatcggaGTTCATCATCTAACTCCATGGCTTTCGATTCTTTATTTTCGTGAAACAGCTCTTTGATGGCATTCCAAATAGTTGCAGCAGTGGGATCAACTTGGAGAATAGCTTGAAGAACTGGCTGTGAAAGCGTGCCGTACAAACATTGTTTCACCACGTTGTCAACTGTGTCCTATTTAGCATTGACATGAATAGGGTCGGGGGGTTCAAGGTTTTCGAAAACATTATAGGCAAGGCAGTGAGTCTTGAACAATTCCTTCCAAGAGTTGTAGTTGAGGCGTTCCAAATCAAGACCAAGAGGAACATATGATTTAATGTTTGTGATGTCATAGATCTTGTCAGTGGGAGTAGGTTTGGATGAAGACTCTCCAACGGTCATGATTGATGAGAAGAAGAGAGGAAGAAGAGAATTACAGGATCGATGAAGAAAATACGCCGTAAGGTCAATTAGGTTTTCTTTTCTTCTACAGAGATTTAGCCTGATACCATGTTACGATCAATATTTTTCCATAATCTATGATCCTTCTCAttagatgatatatatatatatatatatatatatatatatatat of the Lactuca sativa cultivar Salinas chromosome 6, Lsat_Salinas_v11, whole genome shotgun sequence genome contains:
- the LOC111890584 gene encoding uncharacterized mitochondrial protein AtMg00810-like: MHQPPGFRDPSAPNHVCLLQKSLYGLKQAPLAWFQRFAQFITSSGFTNSKLDTSLFIYRQGDQIAYLLLYVDDIVLTASTTSLLHHIIASLRPEFSMTDLGVLNYFLGVAVSRDNQGMFLSQQKYAIQILEQAHMLNYKPARTPADTSAKFDGSGPPVTDPTLYRSLTGALQYLTFTRPDITNVVQQVCLFMHDPREPHFTALKRILRYLRGTLDHGLQLYASPSHGLVAYSDADWAGYPTTRRSTSGYYVFLGQNLVSWSSKRQGTISRSSAETE